Proteins encoded by one window of Fusobacterium mortiferum ATCC 9817:
- a CDS encoding amino acid ABC transporter permease, producing the protein MEYLALLKDIFIGGERYKYILNGLSFSVGTTALAAIIGIALGIFIALLQLSHFYPFKHSKNWKKFNPLSKLAFGYVDLIRGTPAVVQLMILANLIFVGSLRDTPILVIAAISFGINSGAYVAEIIRAGIEGLDKGQMEAARALGMNYGQSMKEIIIPQAVKKILPALVSEFITLLKETSIVGFIGGVDLLRSANIITSQTYRGVEPLLAVGFIYLIMTAVFTKFMRRVEKGLKVSD; encoded by the coding sequence ATGGAGTATTTAGCACTACTAAAAGATATTTTTATAGGAGGGGAAAGATATAAGTATATACTAAACGGATTATCCTTTTCTGTTGGAACTACAGCTCTAGCAGCAATAATTGGAATAGCTTTAGGAATATTTATAGCTCTATTACAACTTTCACATTTTTATCCATTTAAACATAGTAAAAATTGGAAAAAATTTAATCCACTTTCAAAATTAGCTTTTGGTTATGTAGATTTAATTAGAGGAACACCTGCAGTAGTTCAACTTATGATTTTAGCTAACTTAATATTTGTAGGAAGCTTAAGAGATACACCTATACTTGTAATTGCTGCTATCTCATTCGGTATTAACTCTGGTGCTTATGTTGCTGAGATAATCAGAGCTGGTATAGAAGGACTTGACAAGGGACAAATGGAAGCTGCAAGAGCTTTGGGAATGAACTATGGACAATCTATGAAAGAGATAATCATTCCTCAAGCTGTTAAAAAGATTTTACCAGCACTTGTAAGTGAGTTTATAACTTTACTTAAAGAAACTTCAATAGTTGGATTTATAGGTGGAGTTGACTTACTACGTTCTGCAAACATCATCACAAGCCAAACATATAGAGGAGTAGAACCACTATTAGCTGTTGGATTTATCTATTTAATAATGACAGCAGTATTTACTAAATTTATGAGAAGAGTAGAAAAGGGGTTGAAAGTAAGTGATTAA
- a CDS encoding amino acid ABC transporter ATP-binding protein produces MIKIEKLCKNYDKLEVLKGIDAQVNKGDIIAIIGPSGSGKSTFLRCINKLEEPTSGHIYIKNQDIMSDNTDINLIRQKVGMVFQHFNLFPHKTVMENLTLAPMKLKNLSQEEAEKKAFILLEKVGLKDKASAYPNQLSGGQKQRIAIARALAMEPEVMLFDEPTSALDPEMIKEVLDVMRELAQEGMTMLIVTHEMGFAKNVANRIFFMDRGTILEDTTPTELFSNPKHERTQEFLNKVLNK; encoded by the coding sequence GTGATTAAGATTGAAAAACTTTGTAAAAATTATGATAAATTAGAAGTATTAAAAGGAATAGATGCTCAAGTAAACAAGGGAGATATAATAGCAATAATAGGACCATCTGGAAGTGGTAAATCTACTTTTTTAAGATGTATAAATAAATTAGAAGAGCCTACTAGTGGACATATATATATAAAAAATCAAGATATAATGTCAGATAATACAGATATTAACTTAATTCGTCAAAAGGTAGGAATGGTATTCCAACACTTTAACTTATTTCCACATAAAACAGTAATGGAAAACTTAACTTTAGCACCTATGAAATTAAAAAATCTTTCTCAAGAGGAAGCTGAGAAAAAAGCATTTATCTTACTTGAAAAGGTAGGATTAAAAGATAAAGCAAGTGCCTATCCTAATCAATTATCTGGAGGACAAAAACAAAGAATAGCAATAGCAAGAGCTTTAGCAATGGAACCAGAAGTAATGTTATTTGACGAGCCTACATCAGCTCTTGACCCTGAGATGATAAAAGAGGTACTAGATGTAATGAGAGAGCTAGCTCAAGAGGGAATGACTATGCTTATAGTAACACATGAGATGGGATTTGCTAAAAATGTAGCTAATAGAATTTTCTTTATGGATAGAGGAACTATATTAGAAGATACTACACCAACCGAGCTATTTAGTAATCCTAAGCATGAGAGAACACAAGAGTTCTTAAATAAGGTATTAAACAAGTAA
- a CDS encoding basic amino acid ABC transporter substrate-binding protein has protein sequence MKKLFKKALIGMMVLSLSATALAKEKIYVGTNAEFPPFEYLEKGEITGFDIELMNEMGKVLDAEVKVQDMAFDGLLPALQMKKVDVVIAGMTATEERKKTVAFTQPYYTASQVIIVKEGDNSIKSFDDLKGKRVGVMLGFTGDTVVSEIEGVKVERFNAAYAGIMALKADKVDAVVLDSEPAKNYVKQNAGLKIAEAVAAQEEYAIALRKNDKELLEKIEKALAEVKANGTYDKLLEKYFN, from the coding sequence ATGAAAAAATTATTTAAAAAAGCTTTAATTGGAATGATGGTTCTATCTTTATCAGCAACAGCATTAGCTAAGGAAAAAATCTATGTGGGGACAAATGCAGAATTTCCTCCTTTTGAATATTTAGAGAAAGGTGAGATTACAGGATTTGATATTGAATTAATGAATGAGATGGGAAAAGTCTTAGACGCTGAAGTAAAAGTACAAGATATGGCTTTTGATGGATTGCTTCCAGCTCTACAAATGAAAAAGGTAGATGTGGTAATAGCAGGAATGACAGCTACTGAAGAGAGAAAGAAAACAGTTGCTTTTACACAACCTTACTATACAGCTAGCCAAGTTATAATAGTAAAAGAGGGAGATAACTCTATAAAATCTTTTGATGACTTAAAAGGTAAAAGAGTTGGAGTTATGTTAGGATTTACTGGAGATACAGTTGTAAGTGAGATAGAAGGAGTAAAAGTTGAGAGATTCAATGCTGCTTATGCTGGAATAATGGCTCTTAAAGCTGATAAAGTAGATGCTGTTGTATTAGATTCTGAACCAGCTAAAAACTATGTAAAACAAAATGCTGGACTTAAAATAGCTGAAGCAGTTGCAGCTCAAGAGGAGTATGCTATCGCTCTTAGAAAAAATGATAAAGAGTTATTAGAGAAAATAGAAAAAGCTCTAGCAGAAGTAAAAGCTAATGGAACTTATGATAAATTATTAGAGAAATATTTTAACTAG
- a CDS encoding MFS transporter, with amino-acid sequence MENKINELKNFYIFSLGQFVSQFGSKLSSYGFILWAYKESNSVLTTSLLGACYLVPEIFFSFIAGGISDSWNKKSIIILSDTMAGFLSLLVLMLFSFDILEVKHLYIINFLLGIGDAFQNPASEVVISIIVSKENYIKTSGIRSFFNSFITIFVPICSVAIYSFSGLKYILIVDLLTFLFALLTLIFLVYIPEIKSLKEENINIFKQCIAGVKYIFYRKDILALIYFMGFINFIAGMYNTALAPMILSRTGNNDIQLGVVTSSIGISGLLGSLIVQKFPQPKKRVPLMANIMIFSFLICNILLGVGRNYIWWTIAVLAGHFFVPLLLANMEYFMRTKVPLEVQGKVFSARNTIQYATLPMGNLLCGILADNFFEPYMLGRGYGQEFFHYFTGEGSGSGLALMYIFLGLIGFIGSFLFKKNKNFNKLDQK; translated from the coding sequence ATGGAAAATAAGATTAATGAGTTAAAAAATTTTTATATATTTAGTTTAGGACAATTTGTTTCTCAATTTGGAAGTAAATTGTCAAGTTATGGTTTTATATTGTGGGCATATAAAGAGAGTAATTCTGTATTAACAACTTCATTACTAGGGGCATGTTATCTTGTTCCAGAAATTTTCTTTAGTTTTATAGCTGGAGGAATTAGTGATAGTTGGAATAAAAAAAGTATAATTATTTTATCTGATACTATGGCAGGATTTCTTTCGCTTTTAGTGTTAATGCTTTTTAGTTTCGATATATTAGAAGTTAAACATCTCTATATTATAAATTTTCTTTTAGGTATAGGAGATGCTTTTCAAAATCCAGCTTCTGAAGTGGTAATATCAATAATAGTTTCCAAAGAAAATTATATAAAAACAAGTGGGATACGTTCTTTCTTTAATTCTTTTATTACTATTTTTGTTCCTATTTGCTCAGTAGCAATTTATTCTTTTTCAGGATTAAAATATATTTTAATTGTTGATTTATTAACTTTTTTATTTGCTTTATTGACTCTTATTTTTTTAGTCTATATACCAGAAATAAAAAGTTTAAAGGAAGAAAATATTAATATTTTTAAGCAATGTATTGCTGGAGTTAAATATATTTTTTATAGAAAAGATATTTTAGCACTTATATATTTTATGGGATTTATAAATTTTATTGCAGGAATGTATAATACAGCTCTTGCTCCTATGATACTTTCAAGAACAGGAAATAATGATATTCAACTTGGAGTTGTAACAAGTTCAATAGGAATATCTGGACTTTTAGGAAGCTTGATAGTTCAAAAATTTCCTCAACCTAAAAAAAGAGTTCCTCTTATGGCAAATATTATGATATTTTCATTTTTAATTTGTAATATTTTATTAGGAGTTGGAAGAAATTATATTTGGTGGACAATAGCTGTTTTAGCAGGACATTTCTTTGTACCATTACTTTTAGCTAATATGGAATATTTTATGAGAACAAAGGTTCCTCTTGAAGTACAGGGAAAAGTTTTTTCAGCAAGAAATACTATTCAATATGCAACTTTACCAATGGGAAATTTACTTTGTGGTATATTAGCTGATAATTTTTTTGAGCCATATATGTTAGGAAGAGGATATGGGCAAGAGTTTTTTCATTATTTTACAGGTGAAGGTTCAGGAAGCGGTTTAGCTTTAATGTATATATTTTTAGGATTAATAGGTTTTATAGGAAGTTTTTTATTTAAAAAAAATAAAAATTTTAATAAATTAGATCAAAAATAG
- a CDS encoding 2-phosphosulfolactate phosphatase — translation MRIDIIDVAGNITQEKVKGKTVIIIDVLRATSVMTTALANGVKAIYPYKDIESVLKNSKLDKNPLLCGERKGLKIEGFDCGNSPLEYPRELVEGRNMYMTTSNGTRAIEKSADGAERIYISAFLNVGRVAKQIVEDNRDVVIVCSGTDDNFSLDDALCAGEIIKRAVKEKDIELSDMAIGLKFIAENSKDIPTTLKGTKHYEYLKSIGFTGDMEHCFTMDKYDILPFYNDGKIIVKK, via the coding sequence ATGAGAATAGATATAATTGATGTAGCTGGAAATATTACTCAAGAAAAAGTAAAAGGGAAAACAGTTATCATAATAGATGTGTTAAGAGCTACAAGTGTTATGACAACAGCCTTAGCAAATGGAGTAAAGGCTATCTACCCATATAAAGATATAGAGAGTGTACTAAAAAATTCAAAGTTGGATAAGAATCCATTGTTATGTGGAGAGAGAAAAGGACTTAAGATAGAAGGGTTTGATTGTGGTAACTCTCCACTAGAATATCCAAGAGAGCTAGTAGAGGGTAGAAATATGTATATGACTACTAGTAATGGGACAAGAGCAATAGAAAAAAGTGCTGATGGAGCAGAGAGAATATATATATCAGCTTTTTTAAATGTAGGAAGAGTGGCAAAACAAATTGTAGAAGATAATAGAGATGTAGTAATTGTATGCTCTGGTACAGATGATAATTTTTCTTTAGATGATGCTCTTTGTGCTGGGGAGATAATAAAAAGAGCTGTTAAAGAGAAAGATATAGAATTATCTGATATGGCAATAGGACTAAAGTTTATAGCAGAAAACTCAAAAGATATTCCTACTACATTAAAGGGAACAAAGCACTATGAATATCTAAAATCTATTGGATTTACAGGAGATATGGAGCATTGTTTTACAATGGATAAGTATGATATTTTACCTTTTTATAATGATGGGAAAATAATAGTAAAGAAGTAG
- a CDS encoding putative periplasmic lipoprotein has translation MKKKLAIFIGSLLLLGCSNTQQPKVEDFFVENTQTYTSGFENAGYKVDSKIVELDDKKFLVEDTTDTATTVQRVYYLDNDEILLLFTEEAQVADLSKLDINSGEVVLKAPLVVGKTWTSNGNRYEIISVTEDKVEVKKTFQSGIEKILTYKR, from the coding sequence ATGAAAAAGAAATTAGCAATTTTTATAGGAAGTTTATTACTTTTAGGTTGCTCAAATACTCAACAGCCTAAAGTAGAAGATTTCTTTGTAGAAAATACTCAAACTTATACAAGTGGATTTGAAAATGCTGGTTATAAAGTAGATTCCAAAATAGTAGAATTAGATGATAAAAAATTCTTAGTAGAGGATACAACAGATACAGCTACAACTGTTCAAAGAGTTTATTATTTAGATAATGATGAGATACTACTATTATTCACAGAAGAAGCTCAAGTAGCTGATTTATCTAAGCTTGATATAAATTCTGGAGAGGTAGTGTTAAAAGCTCCTCTAGTAGTTGGAAAAACTTGGACTTCTAATGGAAATAGATATGAAATAATATCAGTAACTGAAGATAAAGTAGAGGTAAAGAAAACTTTTCAAAGTGGAATAGAGAAGATTCTTACTTATAAGAGATAA
- a CDS encoding TIGR01212 family radical SAM protein (This family includes YhcC from E. coli K-12, an uncharacterized radical SAM protein.), with amino-acid sequence MMKRYSTLDNFFKTTFGKKIYKVSLDGGFTCPNRDGTLSKRGCIFCSERGSGDFAGKRGDDIYNQIEEQLKLIEKKFPEGEVIAYFQNFTNTYADVEYLREIYTKALSHPRVMGLAIATRPDCLGEDVLELLDELNKKHFLWVELGLQTINEEVAKRINRQYPLETYVKATEELNKRDIKFVTHIIVGLPYEKEDDALETAMFSEKCGTWGVKIHLLHVLKNTMLEELYQKDEIKLQKKSEYVKKIVKILANLSYNIVIHRVTGDGDKNNLIGPLWSLNKRDVLNSIDKLMKEENITQGSEKEK; translated from the coding sequence GTGATGAAGAGATATAGTACTTTAGACAATTTTTTTAAAACAACCTTTGGAAAGAAAATATATAAGGTTTCACTTGATGGGGGATTTACCTGTCCTAATAGAGATGGAACACTTAGCAAAAGAGGTTGTATATTTTGTAGTGAAAGAGGAAGTGGAGATTTTGCTGGGAAGCGTGGAGATGATATATATAATCAAATAGAGGAACAACTAAAACTCATTGAAAAAAAATTCCCAGAGGGAGAGGTAATAGCATATTTTCAAAATTTTACTAACACTTATGCTGATGTGGAGTACTTGAGAGAGATTTACACAAAAGCTCTTTCACACCCTAGAGTGATGGGATTAGCTATTGCTACTAGACCAGATTGTTTAGGAGAAGATGTTTTAGAGCTATTAGATGAATTAAATAAAAAACATTTTCTTTGGGTAGAGTTGGGATTACAGACAATAAATGAAGAGGTGGCTAAAAGAATAAACAGACAATATCCATTGGAAACTTATGTAAAAGCTACTGAAGAGTTAAATAAAAGAGATATAAAATTTGTTACACACATTATTGTTGGACTTCCTTATGAAAAAGAGGATGATGCTCTTGAAACTGCTATGTTTTCTGAAAAATGTGGAACTTGGGGAGTAAAGATTCATCTTCTACATGTGCTTAAAAATACTATGTTAGAAGAGCTTTATCAGAAAGATGAAATAAAATTACAAAAAAAATCTGAATACGTGAAAAAAATAGTTAAAATTTTGGCAAATTTGTCGTATAATATAGTTATACATAGAGTAACAGGAGATGGAGATAAAAATAATTTAATAGGACCTCTTTGGAGTTTGAATAAAAGAGATGTTTTAAATAGTATTGATAAGCTTATGAAAGAAGAAAATATAACGCAGGGAAGCGAAAAAGAGAAGTAG
- a CDS encoding MurR/RpiR family transcriptional regulator, translating into MGVLIKINSMLDNISSTEKKVGEYILENPDKIKDLNTYELANITKTSQATVVRFAKRLGFKGFPAFKLALSQDLGNRKAESHVNIMHEEIKPDDSFEIIGRKISNENITAISDTYEVTDFTELEKAVVMLSKARKIMLAGIGFSGIVAKDFYYKLLELGKHAMIEVDTHMQLSCLSTMGEDDVLFVISHSGKTMEMYNVVKVAKSKGITVIAMTSIAPNPIKDLADIRLNTVEMNSNFRSTALSPRISQLTVIDMLYVKMMLENKNMQDYIFDAIELVQGFKIK; encoded by the coding sequence ATGGGAGTACTTATAAAAATAAATAGTATGTTAGATAATATAAGTTCTACTGAAAAAAAAGTAGGAGAGTATATATTAGAAAATCCAGATAAGATAAAAGATTTGAATACATATGAGTTAGCTAATATAACTAAGACAAGTCAAGCTACTGTTGTAAGATTTGCTAAAAGATTAGGATTTAAAGGTTTTCCAGCTTTTAAACTTGCTTTAAGCCAAGATCTTGGAAATAGAAAAGCTGAATCTCACGTAAATATTATGCATGAAGAGATAAAACCAGATGATAGTTTTGAAATTATAGGGAGAAAGATATCTAATGAGAATATTACTGCTATTAGTGATACCTATGAAGTTACAGACTTTACAGAGCTAGAAAAAGCTGTAGTAATGTTATCTAAAGCTCGTAAAATAATGTTAGCGGGAATAGGATTTTCTGGAATAGTAGCAAAGGATTTTTACTATAAATTATTAGAATTAGGAAAACATGCTATGATAGAAGTGGATACACATATGCAACTAAGTTGTTTAAGTACAATGGGAGAAGATGATGTATTATTTGTAATCTCTCATAGTGGAAAGACAATGGAAATGTACAATGTTGTAAAAGTAGCTAAGAGTAAAGGAATAACTGTTATAGCAATGACAAGTATAGCTCCAAATCCAATTAAAGATTTAGCAGATATCAGACTTAATACTGTGGAAATGAATAGTAACTTTAGGTCAACAGCATTATCTCCAAGAATTTCACAGCTTACAGTAATAGATATGCTTTATGTTAAAATGATGTTAGAGAATAAAAATATGCAAGATTATATCTTTGATGCTATTGAGTTAGTTCAAGGGTTTAAAATAAAGTAA
- the nagB gene encoding glucosamine-6-phosphate deaminase, whose product MRVIITDKNIGDWAAVYVARKINEFKPTKERPFVLGLPTGGTPLEMYKRLIQLNKDGIVSFENVVTFNMDEYVGLTPDNDQSYHYYMHHNFFDHINIPKENINILDGMAVDYRAECQRYEDKIKSYGGIHLFLGGIGPDGHIAFNEPGSSLSSRTRDKELTMDTIIANSRFFGGDINKVPRLALTVGVGTILDAKEVLIMVTGANKSRALQHGVEEGVNHMWTISALQLHRSGIIVSDEAACSELKVSTYRYFKDIEKDNLDSEKLLADLYAENK is encoded by the coding sequence ATGAGAGTAATTATCACTGATAAAAATATAGGAGACTGGGCTGCTGTATATGTAGCAAGAAAGATTAATGAGTTCAAACCAACTAAAGAGAGACCATTTGTTTTAGGTTTACCAACTGGAGGAACTCCTTTAGAAATGTACAAGAGACTAATTCAATTAAATAAAGATGGAATTGTATCTTTTGAAAATGTAGTGACATTCAATATGGATGAGTATGTAGGGTTAACTCCAGATAACGACCAAAGCTATCATTACTATATGCACCATAATTTCTTTGACCACATCAATATTCCAAAAGAAAATATCAATATATTAGATGGAATGGCAGTAGATTATAGAGCAGAGTGTCAAAGATATGAGGATAAAATAAAATCTTATGGAGGAATCCACTTATTCTTAGGAGGAATAGGACCAGATGGACATATAGCTTTCAACGAGCCAGGATCTTCTCTATCTTCAAGAACTAGAGATAAAGAGTTAACTATGGATACTATAATTGCTAACTCAAGATTCTTTGGTGGAGATATAAATAAAGTTCCAAGACTTGCTTTAACTGTTGGAGTAGGAACTATATTAGATGCTAAAGAAGTATTAATAATGGTAACAGGAGCTAATAAATCAAGAGCTCTTCAACATGGAGTAGAAGAGGGAGTAAACCATATGTGGACAATATCAGCTCTTCAACTTCACAGAAGTGGTATAATAGTTTCTGACGAAGCTGCTTGTTCAGAATTAAAAGTTAGCACATATAGATATTTCAAAGATATCGAAAAAGATAACTTAGATTCAGAAAAATTATTAGCAGACTTATATGCAGAGAATAAATAA
- the nagA gene encoding N-acetylglucosamine-6-phosphate deacetylase produces the protein MKKAIVNGELFIGNRFYKDRVLVFENEKIVDILDASELEKEYGNIEVIDAKGCYVTPGFIDLQLNGCGGVLFNDDISEKTLEIMYKTNLKFGCTSFTPTLITTSDENILKAISLVENIDKEKYGVIGLHIEGPYINVEKKGIHNPKFIRAAEDKIIDRIIEAGKENVRIITLAPEKTDKKVISKLYKAGINVALGHTNGTYEELKEKEGYGVTLATHLYNGMSSFNHRNPGAVGTIFDSDICAGIIVDGFHCHYSAIKSAIKIMGERLFLVTDAVSPVGTDMEYFYFEGNKVYYKDGKCFGEDGTLGGSALTMDMGVKNLVKHCDITLEEAIRMATLYPAKAVKIDNRYGKLQPDYFADIVFLDKHLNLKKVIAKGIEY, from the coding sequence ATGAAAAAAGCGATAGTAAATGGAGAGTTGTTTATAGGAAATAGATTCTATAAAGATAGAGTATTAGTATTTGAAAATGAAAAAATAGTAGATATATTAGATGCAAGTGAATTAGAGAAAGAGTACGGAAATATTGAAGTTATAGATGCTAAGGGGTGCTATGTTACTCCTGGATTTATAGATTTACAACTGAATGGTTGTGGTGGAGTACTGTTTAATGATGATATTAGTGAGAAAACATTAGAGATTATGTATAAAACAAATTTAAAATTTGGTTGTACATCATTTACTCCTACTCTTATTACTACAAGTGATGAAAATATATTAAAAGCTATATCTCTAGTGGAAAATATAGATAAAGAAAAATATGGAGTAATAGGTTTACATATAGAGGGACCATATATCAATGTAGAAAAGAAAGGAATACATAATCCAAAATTTATAAGAGCAGCTGAAGATAAGATTATAGATAGAATAATAGAAGCTGGAAAGGAAAATGTAAGGATAATTACTTTAGCTCCAGAAAAAACTGATAAAAAAGTAATTTCAAAACTTTATAAAGCTGGAATCAATGTAGCTTTAGGACATACTAATGGGACTTATGAGGAGTTAAAAGAAAAAGAGGGGTATGGAGTAACTTTAGCTACGCATCTATATAATGGAATGTCATCGTTTAACCATAGAAATCCAGGAGCAGTGGGAACTATATTTGATAGTGATATCTGTGCCGGTATAATAGTTGATGGTTTCCATTGTCATTACTCAGCTATAAAGTCAGCTATAAAAATTATGGGAGAGAGATTATTTTTAGTGACAGATGCTGTTTCTCCAGTTGGAACTGATATGGAATACTTCTATTTTGAAGGAAATAAGGTATATTATAAAGATGGAAAATGTTTTGGAGAGGATGGAACACTTGGTGGTTCTGCATTAACTATGGATATGGGAGTAAAAAACTTAGTAAAACATTGTGATATTACATTGGAAGAAGCTATAAGAATGGCTACTTTATATCCAGCTAAAGCTGTAAAGATAGATAATAGATATGGAAAACTTCAACCGGATTATTTTGCTGATATAGTTTTCCTAGATAAACATTTGAATTTGAAGAAGGTAATTGCTAAGGGAATAGAATATTAA
- a CDS encoding alpha/beta hydrolase: protein MNKLIIGALLMTIFFNSLSDNIIPPKNLDYVSFPKSEKKSKGMKVIKAKEDIKSISLENVVYTIKDNTPLHLNILYPSFEPSEKNKEKYPLIIYIQGSAWRKQNLGMGVGQLSRMAEKGYIIAIVEYRSSDIAIFPAQIKDTKTAIRYMLKNSEKYGVDKDKVVVWGDSSGGHTAAMVGATLNEKEYNDEDSQLDIKAIIDFYGPTDISKMNFEPSIQDHISPSSPEGELIGKVNVLENLEKVYPTVVMNHISKEKYLPPFLIIHGNKDRLVPFGQSVLLYDKLKEENKIVEFYQLDGADHGGAPFWQEDILDIVDKFIKENLK, encoded by the coding sequence ATGAATAAATTAATAATAGGAGCATTACTTATGACAATATTTTTTAATTCTTTATCTGACAATATAATTCCACCAAAAAATTTAGATTATGTATCATTTCCTAAAAGTGAAAAGAAAAGTAAGGGAATGAAAGTAATCAAAGCGAAAGAAGATATAAAATCTATTAGCTTAGAAAATGTAGTATATACCATAAAGGATAATACCCCTTTACATCTTAATATTCTCTACCCTAGTTTTGAACCAAGTGAAAAAAACAAAGAGAAATACCCTCTTATAATATATATTCAAGGTTCAGCCTGGAGAAAACAAAATCTAGGAATGGGAGTTGGACAATTATCAAGAATGGCAGAAAAAGGTTATATTATAGCAATTGTAGAATACCGTTCATCAGACATAGCTATATTTCCAGCCCAAATTAAAGATACTAAAACGGCTATTCGTTATATGCTAAAAAACTCTGAAAAATATGGAGTAGATAAAGATAAAGTTGTTGTATGGGGGGATTCTTCGGGAGGACATACTGCTGCAATGGTAGGAGCAACTTTAAATGAAAAGGAATATAATGATGAAGATAGTCAATTAGATATTAAAGCTATTATAGATTTTTATGGACCAACTGATATTTCAAAAATGAATTTCGAACCTTCAATTCAGGACCATATCTCTCCTAGCTCTCCCGAAGGAGAACTTATTGGTAAAGTAAATGTATTAGAAAATCTAGAAAAAGTTTATCCCACTGTAGTAATGAATCACATATCTAAAGAAAAATATCTTCCGCCATTTCTTATTATTCATGGAAATAAAGACCGTCTAGTTCCTTTTGGTCAAAGTGTATTACTTTACGATAAATTAAAAGAAGAAAACAAAATTGTAGAATTTTATCAATTAGATGGAGCTGACCATGGTGGAGCACCTTTTTGGCAAGAGGATATATTAGATATAGTAGATAAATTTATAAAAGAAAACTTAAAATAG
- a CDS encoding IS110 family transposase: MFYLGIDIGKNTHVASLIDDKKKVIFKAFSFSNSIDGANSLLEKLSPFIQSLEIGMEATGHYWLSIYSFLVEKNLSVHVINPIQTDGWRNGIEIRKRKTDIIDSILIADLLRYGDFLETSLSNEDYLSLRNLTRFRSYLISSVSDLKRKTIAVLDQVFPEYASSFSNIFCFY, translated from the coding sequence ATGTTTTATTTAGGTATTGACATTGGTAAAAATACTCATGTCGCTTCTCTTATTGATGATAAGAAAAAGGTTATTTTTAAAGCTTTTTCTTTTTCAAATTCTATTGATGGAGCCAACTCGCTTCTTGAAAAATTATCTCCCTTTATTCAATCTTTAGAAATCGGTATGGAAGCTACTGGACATTACTGGCTTTCTATTTATTCTTTTCTCGTTGAAAAAAACCTTTCTGTCCATGTTATCAATCCTATTCAGACTGATGGTTGGCGTAACGGTATCGAAATTCGTAAAAGAAAAACTGATATCATTGATTCTATCCTAATTGCTGACCTCCTAAGATATGGAGATTTTCTTGAAACTAGTCTTTCTAATGAAGACTACTTATCTTTAAGAAATCTTACTCGCTTTAGAAGTTATCTTATCTCTTCTGTCAGTGATTTAAAGCGAAAAACAATTGCTGTATTAGACCAAGTTTTTCCAGAATATGCGAGCTCTTTTAGTAATATCTTTTGTTTCTATTAA